One genomic region from Flagellimonas oceani encodes:
- the yajC gene encoding preprotein translocase subunit YajC: MENLGQFLPLILIFAVAYFFMIRPQIKRQKDEKKFASELKKGDKIITKSGLHGKIVELNDKDFSCVIETMAGRLKFDRSAISMEMSKKLNAPPAEKK, encoded by the coding sequence ATGGAAAACCTAGGACAGTTTTTACCGCTGATATTGATTTTTGCCGTGGCATATTTTTTTATGATCCGCCCGCAGATCAAACGTCAGAAGGATGAGAAAAAATTCGCTTCAGAATTAAAAAAGGGAGATAAAATTATAACCAAGAGTGGTTTGCACGGCAAGATCGTGGAATTGAACGACAAGGATTTTTCCTGTGTCATCGAGACCATGGCAGGCCGTTTAAAGTTTGATCGCTCCGCCATTTCCATGGAAATGAGCAAAAAATTAAATGCTCCCCCTGCTGAAAAAAAATAA
- a CDS encoding DUF1573 domain-containing protein, with protein MKRITTIFSLIAVVALTSVSCKDKASKKIVADNVETAVDRDEAAKNVPVMSFEKTEHDFGTIQRGTPQETTFTFTNTGNAPLIITDAKSSCGCTVPNPPKDPIAPGETGELLVKFNGSGQNQVTKTITVTANTAKGSEILRIKAFVQAPEATPAGPVK; from the coding sequence ATGAAAAGAATAACAACAATTTTTAGTTTGATCGCAGTGGTTGCCCTAACCAGCGTATCATGCAAGGACAAGGCATCAAAAAAAATAGTTGCTGACAATGTTGAAACTGCCGTGGACAGAGATGAAGCGGCTAAAAACGTTCCGGTAATGTCTTTCGAGAAAACCGAGCACGATTTCGGTACCATCCAACGTGGAACTCCACAAGAGACTACTTTTACATTTACAAACACAGGTAATGCCCCTTTGATCATTACTGATGCAAAAAGTAGCTGCGGTTGTACAGTGCCAAATCCTCCAAAAGATCCTATTGCTCCAGGGGAGACAGGAGAATTGTTGGTAAAATTCAACGGTTCAGGTCAAAATCAAGTGACCAAGACCATTACAGTAACCGCAAACACTGCCAAAGGTTCCGAAATTTTAAGAATCAAAGCATTTGTACAGGCACCGGAAGCTACACCAGCAGGGCCAGTAAAATAA
- the nusB gene encoding transcription antitermination factor NusB, with translation MLTRRHIRVKVMQCIYALVQSKDDSLQKQEKFLRVSIENMYVLYLLILSLLAELHRLAEKHVSHASKKYVATEDDKYPDPEKFVKNRLLLQLVNNEALKSELSKRKLDNWYLNDEYVKIIHKEILASDIYKEYMFNGEDDYADDRNVIIQLFKEIIAPNEKIYDYFEDDKLTWVDDFPIVNTFLVKRLKKAKPDSGDRFFLPALLKDQQDMDFANDLLTKTLLNDAKWEKEIEGKTPNWDNDRIAEIDSIVLKMAICELLNFPSIPEKVTLNEYLEIAKEYSTPKSSIFINGVLDKLAKEYKSDGRLQKIGRGLQ, from the coding sequence ATGTTAACCAGAAGGCACATTAGGGTAAAAGTGATGCAATGTATCTATGCATTGGTGCAATCCAAGGACGATTCGCTGCAAAAACAGGAAAAGTTCCTAAGAGTTAGTATAGAAAATATGTATGTTCTGTACCTTTTAATTTTGAGCCTTTTGGCCGAACTCCACCGTTTGGCCGAAAAACATGTGAGCCACGCTTCCAAAAAATATGTGGCTACCGAAGACGATAAGTACCCCGACCCGGAAAAGTTTGTGAAAAACCGATTGCTCCTTCAATTGGTGAACAACGAAGCATTGAAATCCGAACTCTCCAAGCGGAAACTTGACAATTGGTACTTGAACGATGAATACGTAAAAATTATCCACAAGGAGATTTTGGCAAGCGATATTTACAAAGAGTATATGTTCAATGGGGAGGATGATTATGCGGACGACCGAAATGTGATCATCCAGCTTTTTAAAGAGATCATAGCGCCCAACGAAAAAATTTACGATTATTTTGAGGATGACAAACTTACTTGGGTTGATGATTTCCCTATTGTGAACACTTTTTTGGTGAAGCGGCTTAAAAAGGCCAAGCCCGATTCCGGGGACCGATTCTTTTTGCCCGCATTGCTCAAGGATCAACAGGATATGGACTTTGCCAACGACCTCTTGACCAAGACACTGCTGAATGATGCCAAATGGGAGAAGGAAATAGAGGGCAAAACCCCAAATTGGGACAATGATCGTATTGCGGAAATTGACTCCATTGTTCTAAAAATGGCCATTTGTGAGCTGTTGAATTTTCCATCAATCCCCGAAAAAGTGACCTTGAACGAGTATTTGGAAATTGCCAAAGAATATTCTACGCCCAAGAGCAGCATATTTATTAACGGGGTGTTGGATAAGTTGGCGAAAGAGTACAAATCGGACGGAAGACTCCAAAAAATAGGCAGGGGCCTACAATAA
- a CDS encoding ABC transporter ATP-binding protein, with protein sequence MKELKHLNKYFKKYWLKLFLGVLITIIARVFSLVMPSYVNKSIQAVEDFMSDVITLSDAKGLLLQYILIIVGAAILSGLFTFLMRQTIINVSRYIEYDLKNEVFDHYQLLSLNFYKKNRIGDLMNRISEDINQVRLYGGPAIMYGIQTLTLFACLIPLMFIKAPTLAAYTLLPLPILSVLIYQISKIIHKRSTKVQEFLSTLSTFTQESFSGISVIKAYSIEPRINNELRSLAQEGKDTSMALAKVNAWFFPLMILLIGVSNLFVIYIGGRQYINGEIETIGIIAEFILYVNMLTWPVAIVGWLTSIVQRAEASQKRINEFLKEEPSIQNRVKEPTPIKGDIEFKNVTFTYEDTNITALKNVSFSVKAGQTVAILGKTGSGKSTILDLVARLYDTSSGEVLIDGTPVQNLNLDSLRSSIGAVPQDAFLFSDTIENNIRFGDEDATHDEIVEVAKKAVVHKNIQGFAKKYDTILGERGITLSGGQKQRVSIARALLKDPKIYLFDDSLSAVDTETEEEILNNLKKVSKSKTTLIVSHRVSSAKNADKIIIMDNGSIIQEGTHEELNNTDGYYKDLYINQLSGKES encoded by the coding sequence ATGAAGGAACTAAAGCACCTAAACAAATACTTTAAAAAATACTGGCTCAAACTTTTTTTAGGGGTTTTGATTACGATCATCGCCCGTGTTTTTTCATTGGTGATGCCTTCGTACGTGAACAAATCCATCCAGGCGGTGGAGGATTTCATGTCGGACGTGATTACGTTATCGGATGCCAAGGGACTTTTGCTCCAATATATTCTGATTATCGTTGGAGCGGCCATTCTTTCAGGGCTATTTACTTTTTTGATGCGCCAGACCATCATCAACGTATCCAGATATATTGAATACGACTTAAAAAATGAGGTTTTTGACCATTACCAGCTCCTTAGCCTTAATTTTTACAAAAAAAACAGGATCGGGGATTTAATGAACCGCATCAGTGAGGACATCAACCAAGTGCGTTTGTACGGTGGGCCTGCCATTATGTACGGTATCCAGACCTTGACGCTTTTTGCCTGCTTGATTCCGCTCATGTTTATAAAGGCCCCTACCCTTGCTGCATACACTTTGCTTCCGCTGCCCATTTTGTCCGTTTTGATTTATCAAATCAGCAAGATCATCCATAAAAGAAGCACCAAGGTGCAGGAATTTTTATCAACGCTATCCACATTTACGCAAGAATCCTTTTCTGGAATATCGGTGATCAAAGCCTATAGCATTGAGCCACGTATCAACAATGAACTGCGCAGTTTGGCGCAAGAGGGAAAAGATACCAGTATGGCATTGGCCAAAGTAAATGCCTGGTTTTTTCCGTTGATGATATTATTGATCGGCGTAAGTAACCTGTTCGTCATATACATTGGTGGTCGCCAATACATCAATGGCGAAATTGAAACCATTGGAATCATTGCCGAATTTATACTCTATGTGAACATGCTCACATGGCCCGTGGCCATTGTAGGATGGCTGACATCCATAGTACAACGGGCGGAGGCTTCACAAAAACGGATCAACGAATTTTTGAAAGAGGAGCCCTCTATCCAAAACAGGGTTAAGGAGCCTACTCCGATCAAAGGCGATATCGAGTTCAAAAATGTGACCTTTACTTATGAGGACACCAACATTACCGCCCTCAAAAATGTTTCGTTTTCGGTAAAAGCAGGACAAACCGTGGCCATTTTGGGCAAAACAGGTTCCGGAAAATCTACCATTCTGGATTTGGTAGCACGTTTGTACGATACCTCATCAGGTGAAGTACTGATCGATGGAACCCCGGTTCAAAACCTAAATTTGGACAGTTTGCGCAGTTCCATCGGAGCCGTGCCGCAAGATGCTTTCCTGTTCTCGGACACTATTGAGAACAATATCCGTTTTGGCGATGAAGACGCCACACACGACGAAATTGTGGAGGTAGCCAAAAAAGCAGTGGTCCATAAAAACATTCAGGGCTTTGCCAAAAAGTACGACACCATTCTCGGTGAACGTGGCATTACCTTGAGCGGCGGGCAAAAACAACGCGTTTCCATAGCCAGGGCACTGCTCAAAGACCCAAAAATTTATTTGTTCGATGATTCCCTTTCGGCCGTGGATACCGAGACAGAAGAAGAAATCCTCAACAACCTGAAAAAAGTATCAAAAAGCAAGACCACATTGATTGTGAGCCATAGGGTATCCTCTGCCAAGAATGCGGACAAAATTATAATTATGGACAACGGAAGCATCATACAGGAAGGCACTCACGAAGAGTTGAACAATACCGATGGGTATTACAAAGATCTTTACATAAACCAACTCTCCGGCAAAGAATCATAA
- a CDS encoding PUR family DNA/RNA-binding protein — MGQKDTMDQEEIYSKVLRAGRRTYFFDVRSTKAGDYYLTITESKKFTHDDGSFHYKKHKIYLYKEDFSAFREIMEEMMDYIIDEKGSEVISERHQKDFKKEEEEESFSENGTATGSNFTDVSFDDI; from the coding sequence ATGGGCCAGAAAGATACAATGGATCAGGAAGAGATTTATTCGAAAGTCTTAAGAGCAGGGAGAAGAACCTATTTTTTCGACGTAAGAAGCACCAAGGCCGGGGATTACTACCTTACCATAACCGAGAGTAAAAAATTTACTCACGACGATGGTTCTTTCCACTACAAAAAGCACAAAATTTATCTTTACAAGGAGGATTTTAGCGCTTTCCGTGAGATCATGGAAGAAATGATGGACTACATCATTGATGAAAAAGGGAGCGAGGTCATCTCCGAACGCCACCAAAAAGATTTTAAAAAGGAAGAGGAAGAAGAAAGTTTCAGTGAAAACGGGACAGCGACCGGCAGCAATTTTACCGATGTGAGTTTCGACGACATCTAA
- a CDS encoding thioredoxin family protein produces the protein MARTPSNMLPLGTKAPDFELLDTVSDTTISLNDAKGEKGTVVLFICNHCPFVIHVNPMIVKLAKEYQEKGIAFVAISSNDVENYPQDAPDLMEQKAKEEGYTFPYLYDETQEVAKAYDAACTPDIYLFDANLNLVYRGQLDGSRPGNDVPLTGTDLKKGMDAVLEGKEVDPDQKPSLGCNIKWKNT, from the coding sequence ATGGCCAGGACACCCAGTAACATGCTCCCCTTGGGCACCAAAGCACCGGATTTTGAACTTTTGGACACTGTTTCGGACACCACGATCTCCTTGAACGATGCAAAAGGTGAAAAAGGCACGGTGGTCCTGTTTATATGCAACCACTGTCCGTTTGTGATCCATGTAAATCCCATGATCGTAAAATTGGCGAAAGAATACCAAGAAAAGGGCATTGCCTTTGTGGCCATATCCAGTAACGATGTGGAAAACTACCCACAAGATGCGCCAGACTTAATGGAGCAAAAAGCCAAAGAAGAGGGATACACTTTTCCTTATCTGTATGATGAGACACAGGAGGTCGCCAAGGCCTACGACGCAGCCTGCACTCCGGATATTTATCTTTTTGATGCAAACCTGAACTTGGTCTACCGAGGACAGCTTGATGGGTCCAGACCTGGAAACGATGTCCCTCTGACCGGTACCGACCTTAAAAAAGGCATGGACGCGGTTCTTGAAGGCAAAGAAGTGGACCCGGACCAAAAGCCGAGCTTGGGATGTAACATCAAATGGAAAAACACCTAA
- a CDS encoding GNAT family N-acetyltransferase — protein sequence MSLSVLGITITLVPVTLDNLEAYLKVGIKSYCENYLHLWENEDPTPYISNGFTPEVVERELLDTNALNFLVNSGDETVGILKLVKNCGIDEISDTDALKAEKIYLLKEHSGRGIGRQVLQFIEKTAKALNKKVIWLDAMQKGKPVQFYQNNGFSIKRESEVTLPHVKPEEKPMYILTKEL from the coding sequence ATGAGTTTATCCGTTTTGGGCATTACCATAACTCTGGTGCCCGTCACCCTCGACAACCTTGAAGCTTATTTGAAAGTTGGTATCAAATCCTATTGCGAGAATTATCTCCATTTGTGGGAGAACGAAGACCCTACGCCTTACATTTCCAATGGTTTTACTCCTGAAGTCGTAGAACGGGAATTACTGGATACAAATGCACTCAATTTTTTGGTCAACTCGGGAGATGAAACTGTAGGCATCCTCAAATTGGTGAAAAATTGCGGTATTGATGAGATATCCGATACCGATGCGCTAAAAGCTGAAAAAATCTATCTGTTAAAAGAACATTCGGGCAGAGGAATCGGAAGACAGGTTCTTCAATTTATTGAAAAAACGGCCAAAGCGTTAAACAAAAAAGTAATTTGGCTGGATGCCATGCAAAAAGGCAAGCCGGTACAGTTTTATCAAAATAATGGCTTTTCCATCAAAAGAGAAAGCGAGGTAACGCTCCCCCATGTTAAACCGGAAGAGAAGCCCATGTACATTTTGACCAAGGAACTTTAA